In Gossypium hirsutum isolate 1008001.06 chromosome A10, Gossypium_hirsutum_v2.1, whole genome shotgun sequence, the DNA window AACAAAAATATcccaagaaaaaaagaaacaattatTGTAAAGTACAAAACAATAATGTGAAAATACCATTACAATTACAGAAGATGCTTTAATCAAAGCAATTAACACAAAATTCAATTATTGCCACTCTGAAAAGGGGTCCCTTTGCAAACTTTTCCATGGATTCACAGAGGAACTTCCTTCAATAATCAAACTTCATTTTGGTCCATGGTTAGGTAGAATCTGTTTGCCACATGTTAACAACAATTTTCAATAGGTTGGACCATTGAACCAAATTACCTTTAATCTTTAGTGGTGAACGTTGTATGGTTTGCAGGATCAAATCTATATTTAAATCCTTCAATCACTCATCAGGGAACAATGAATCCAAAAGGTTGGAAGAAGATACACCATTTTTTCCATCCTCAAAGAATCCATTGGAAGCACTTTCCCTTCTTGATTTTCGCTCCTCAATGATACGATCATCTGTTTCTGTGCAGTATTTTCGGCTCAACTGTTTTAAAGGTTTCTCAGCCACAACAAACTTGTTTCCATCACGGATTCTCTCTGAAAAACCTGCCCAAACTGCGCAAGGTCGCATATTAAAAAGCTATGTTACTCAGAACAGGAATGGTATATtcattttttcctaaatttttaacatatttaatgGATCCTTAGAAGGTCATGTCCCATACCAGTATCTGTATGTTGCATCAAATACGGGTGTCAAACATGACTACTTCAAGAAAAAAGAATTGTGGGACCAAAACATAGTTTAATAAGACCAACAGGCTAACAAACAGGTTGCCTAAATAACTTAAGAGAAAGGCTAGTATCCACTTCAAAGACAAGTGAAACATGTTCAACATCCTCCTTTTGATTCCACAAGGACCACAAGTTGGACATAAGCAACAAAATCTAGACAACAGTCAAGAAACACCATGGAGAGGAAACCCCTAGTTTAACTTTGGCTTTCGTATAATGGATAATAGGAAGAAGTGATCTGCACTTAAAAGGCGCTAATGACCATTTGTTTCAAGTAAAAGAACCAAGTTTAATTAGCTAGGTACATACAATAAACACGTGAATATGAGCCTCACAACTTACACTAGTTGCTAGATAACCAATCCAATaggaaataaaaaaactatttataaGAACTTTATGATTTTAATGGTTCATGATCTTTTGACTCTTGACTAGTGTTCTCTAAAATCTAAGGCAGGCATACTAATCTTCCCAACAATCCTTGGAAAAAATTAACTTTCTCCATCATCAACTTTACTGGTGAAAGAAGTCATGAAATGAAAACTAAAGACATTTATAGAGTAAGATAAGATAAGATTAGATTGAAATTGGGAATACCTCCAAAATGATGCAAAACAATGGAAGCAGCAACAGTGACATTCAAAGAGGCAGTGCCACCTCCATATTGAGGAATGTAAACAAAGAAATCACATATCTCACATTCCTTAGCTGAAAGCCCTGTCCCCTGTAAAACattaaagaacaaaagaaattgtaaaatttagaAGGAAAAAGTAAAACCCAAGAATCAGAAATTTCagctaaatttagaaaataggCTTTAACTTTACCTCATTACCAAGAAGAAAAGCAGTGCTTTTCTTGAAAGGATGATCAGTTATGGAAACAGCGTCCTCTGTGATCTCAACCCCGCAAATATCACAATCTTTCTCCTTAAAATAcagtaaaaaaattcaaaaacaaattagGATCCAAATTGAAAAAGTTTAAGAAATAAGGATTTAGAGAAATGGGTTGGTTAGACGTTTACTTTAAGGAAGAGGCGAGCGTCGGTGAGGGAATGGAAGTGGCGGAAACGGAGATGGGAGGTGGAGCCGTGGCTGCCGAAGGCGTTGAAGTCACGGCGGCCAACTAAGATTAGTTCGGCGACTCCAAAGGCGGTGGCGCTTCTAGCTAGGGTTCCGACGTTGTGCCTCTTTGCTATATTGTGAACCACCACGTAGCTCTCTATAGCCATTTTTCTCCTTTACTCGTTCATCTTCCAAAAGAAGAGAGCTTGGTAGACATGGAGGGGTTTTCTAGGGTTTTTTTCTTCTACTGGCCTGCTTTGCCCTTTTAGGCCAAGGCCCATTATCTTttctaatttcttttttaatttttttaaggttaaaCAAACTA includes these proteins:
- the LOC107897655 gene encoding putative TrmH family tRNA/rRNA methyltransferase isoform X1 — protein: MAIESYVVVHNIAKRHNVGTLARSATAFGVAELILVGRRDFNAFGSHGSTSHLRFRHFHSLTDARLFLKEKDCDICGVEITEDAVSITDHPFKKSTAFLLGNEGTGLSAKECEICDFFVYIPQYGGGTASLNVTVAASIVLHHFGVWAGFSERIRDGNKFVVAEKPLKQLSRKYCTETDDRIIEERKSRRESASNGFFEDGKNGVSSSNLLDSLFPDE
- the LOC107897655 gene encoding putative TrmH family tRNA/rRNA methyltransferase isoform X2, producing MAIESYVVVHNIAKRHNVGTLARSATAFGVAELILVGRRDFNAFGSHGSTSHLRFRHFHSLTDARLFLKEKDCDICGVEITEDAVSITDHPFKKSTAFLLGNEGTGLSAKECEICDFFVYIPQYGGGTASLNVTVAASIVLHHFGGFSERIRDGNKFVVAEKPLKQLSRKYCTETDDRIIEERKSRRESASNGFFEDGKNGVSSSNLLDSLFPDE